A section of the Amblyomma americanum isolate KBUSLIRL-KWMA chromosome 2, ASM5285725v1, whole genome shotgun sequence genome encodes:
- the LOC144119369 gene encoding uncharacterized protein LOC144119369, giving the protein MNILTAAVVLCAALGAVMCNPKVWGYGGYGGYGLGYGGGYGGGYGAGYGGGYGVGSSVALLRGGPGLYKAVPGPVFLVKTIHQVNKLSGGGALVAHSGLGGGGYGIGYGGLGYGGLGGGLGYGGLGYGGLGYGGLEYGGKKY; this is encoded by the exons ATGAACATTCTG ACCGCTGCCGTCGTTCTCTGCGCCGCCCTGGGCGCGGTCATGTGCAATCCTAAGGTCTGGGGATATGGGGGCTACGGTGGCTACGGTCTCGGGTACGGTGGTGGCTATGGCGGGGGCTACGGTGCAGGCTACGGCGGAGGCTACGGCGTCGGCAGCAGTGTTGCCCTCCTGCGTGGAGGTCCCGGCCTCTACAAGGCTGTGCCCGGTCCAGTGTTCCTTGTCAAGACCATCCACCAGGTGAACAAGCTGAGCGGAGGAGGAGCCCTGGTCGCCCACTCCGGCCTGGGAGGAGGAGGCTACGGAATCGGATACGGAGGTCTTGGATACGGCGGTCTCGGTGGTGGCCTTGGATACGGCGGCCTTGGATATGGTGGACTTGGATACGGAGGCCTCGAATACGGCGGCAAGAAGTATTAG